In Streptomyces chartreusis, the following proteins share a genomic window:
- a CDS encoding GNAT family N-acetyltransferase, with product MTAPVRALSVEVCTEERAFAELAGEWERLYRACPSATPFQSHAWLHSWWLSYGTPGRLRLVLVRSGGELVAVAPMMRVHHPLPALVPMGGAITDLCDVLIDDAVAEPAAAALAGALGELARSALIDFREVRPGGAMERVYRCWRGPRQRVSDSMCLELPALPMADLVGRLPTGRARRIRSKINQLGRIGVEWRFVEPEETGSAVGRLLELHRLQWEDRKVSSEHLRPRFLEHLVRAAAPLTRTGEAATSEFRLDGSVVAVNITLLSGALAGMYMYGFDPQLRRRRVDVATMLLRASADHAATDGRRSLSLLRGDEPYKYRWCPEPVVNQRFLLARRRTLPLLAAAAAEDAARRRAKKILRRDAVTEDSAPAEGTR from the coding sequence GTGACGGCGCCCGTCCGAGCGCTCTCGGTGGAGGTGTGCACCGAGGAGCGCGCGTTCGCGGAGCTGGCCGGGGAGTGGGAGCGCCTGTACCGGGCGTGCCCGTCGGCGACGCCGTTCCAGAGCCACGCCTGGCTGCACTCGTGGTGGCTGTCGTACGGCACGCCGGGCCGGCTGCGGCTCGTCCTGGTGCGCAGCGGCGGGGAGTTGGTGGCGGTGGCCCCGATGATGCGGGTGCATCATCCGCTGCCGGCGCTGGTGCCGATGGGCGGTGCGATCACCGACCTGTGCGATGTGCTCATCGACGACGCGGTGGCCGAGCCGGCCGCCGCGGCGCTCGCGGGCGCGCTGGGCGAGCTGGCCCGCTCGGCGCTGATCGACTTCCGCGAGGTGCGGCCGGGCGGCGCCATGGAACGGGTCTACCGGTGCTGGCGCGGCCCGCGGCAGCGGGTGTCCGACTCGATGTGCCTGGAGCTGCCCGCGCTGCCCATGGCGGACCTGGTCGGCCGGTTGCCCACGGGGCGTGCCCGGCGCATCCGCAGCAAGATCAACCAGCTCGGCCGGATCGGCGTCGAGTGGCGTTTCGTGGAGCCCGAGGAGACCGGGTCCGCGGTCGGCCGGCTCCTCGAACTGCACCGGCTGCAGTGGGAGGACCGGAAGGTGTCGAGCGAGCATCTGCGGCCCCGGTTCCTGGAGCACCTGGTGCGGGCGGCGGCTCCGCTGACGCGTACCGGTGAGGCTGCGACGTCGGAGTTCCGGCTCGACGGCTCGGTGGTGGCGGTCAACATCACGCTGCTGTCGGGGGCGTTGGCCGGGATGTACATGTACGGCTTCGACCCGCAGCTGCGGCGGCGCCGGGTGGACGTGGCGACGATGCTGCTGCGCGCGTCCGCCGACCACGCCGCCACCGACGGACGCCGGTCGCTGAGCCTGCTGCGCGGCGACGAGCCCTACAAGTACCGCTGGTGCCCCGAGCCGGTCGTCAACCAGCGCTTCCTGCTGGCCCGGCGCCGCACCCTGCCGCTGCTGGCGGCGGCCGCGGCCGAGGACGCCGCCCGGCGCAGGGCCAAGAAGATCCTGCGCCGGGACGCGGTCACCGAAGATTCCGCGCCTGCTGAAGGCACACGGTGA
- a CDS encoding lipopolysaccharide biosynthesis protein, with the protein MTDNPAGRDQLFDRTPTRRLPSWWWLPAGALIGVVAGGAYGQLRPPQYTATSSVVAVPNGRTDADCTDALGFAQAYGRVAKQLAVLGDAQVWAGVPASTLRESVDVATSPDAPMVAVSATSTNPGQAVDIANAVSRALLTHADNTKDDTGIKLERLSRAARPTEPSSASPALTALVGASAGGLLGGLSLLVRPRRTEDDDDTGRASVPGPANAADTHGTLG; encoded by the coding sequence ATGACGGACAACCCCGCTGGGCGTGACCAGCTCTTCGACCGTACGCCGACGAGGCGGCTGCCGTCGTGGTGGTGGCTGCCGGCCGGCGCGCTGATCGGTGTCGTCGCCGGTGGCGCCTACGGCCAGCTGCGGCCACCGCAGTACACGGCGACGAGTTCCGTCGTCGCGGTGCCCAACGGCAGGACCGACGCCGACTGCACCGACGCGCTCGGTTTCGCCCAGGCCTACGGCCGGGTGGCCAAGCAGCTCGCGGTGCTCGGCGACGCACAGGTGTGGGCGGGTGTGCCCGCGTCCACGCTGCGCGAGAGCGTCGACGTCGCGACCTCCCCGGACGCGCCGATGGTCGCGGTCTCGGCGACCTCGACGAACCCCGGTCAGGCGGTGGACATCGCCAACGCCGTGTCCCGGGCCCTGCTGACGCACGCCGACAACACCAAGGACGACACCGGCATCAAGCTGGAGCGCCTGTCCCGTGCCGCGCGGCCCACCGAGCCGTCGTCCGCGTCCCCGGCGCTGACCGCGCTCGTCGGCGCGAGCGCCGGCGGGCTGCTGGGCGGGCTCTCGCTGCTGGTCCGGCCGCGGCGGACGGAGGACGACGACGACACGGGCCGGGCGTCGGTGCCCGGTCCGGCGAACGCCGCCGACACCCACGGAACGCTCGGGTGA
- a CDS encoding glycosyltransferase: MKALHVITGLGVGGAEQQLRLLLRHLPAQCDVVTLTNPGPVAEGLTADGVRVTHLGMTGNRDLAALPRLTRLIRDGGYDLVHTHLYRACLYGRVAARLAKVRAVVATEHSIGATRLEGRPRTAGVRGLYLAGERLGHATVAVSPTVAERLRHWGVPGQRIRVIPNGIDAPRFRYDAARREVARTFLGLPEGAFVVGGVGRMTPGKRFDLLVRALALLPGDVWLLLVGGGPEEDVLRRTARDLGVSNRVLMTGERPSLPDPQDEAPDLVDLLSAMDVLASPSPEESFGLAVVEALAAGLPVLYASCPAVEDLPPGAAPGARRVPGGAGAYARELLRLRAAGPGERSAPDAVGRYDIAATAEQLMDLYTAALSGSNLEGSTS, from the coding sequence GTGAAGGCCCTGCACGTCATCACCGGCCTCGGCGTCGGCGGCGCCGAGCAGCAGCTGCGGCTGTTGCTGCGGCACCTGCCCGCGCAGTGCGACGTGGTGACGCTGACGAACCCCGGCCCGGTCGCCGAGGGCCTGACCGCCGACGGGGTGCGTGTCACCCACCTCGGCATGACCGGCAACCGCGACCTGGCGGCCCTGCCACGGCTGACCCGGCTGATCCGCGACGGCGGCTACGACCTGGTCCACACCCATCTGTACCGGGCCTGCCTGTACGGGCGGGTCGCGGCGCGCCTGGCGAAGGTCCGGGCCGTCGTCGCCACCGAGCACTCGATCGGCGCGACCCGGCTGGAGGGCCGGCCGCGCACGGCGGGCGTACGCGGGCTGTACCTGGCCGGCGAGCGCCTCGGCCACGCCACGGTGGCCGTCTCCCCGACGGTGGCCGAGCGGCTGCGGCACTGGGGCGTGCCGGGGCAGCGCATCCGCGTCATCCCGAACGGCATCGACGCGCCCCGCTTCCGCTACGACGCCGCGCGCCGCGAGGTGGCCCGCACGTTCCTCGGACTGCCCGAGGGCGCGTTCGTCGTCGGCGGCGTGGGACGCATGACCCCGGGCAAGCGCTTCGACCTGCTGGTGCGGGCGCTGGCGCTGCTGCCCGGCGACGTATGGCTGTTGCTGGTCGGCGGCGGGCCCGAGGAGGACGTGCTGCGGCGCACCGCGCGGGACCTGGGCGTCTCCAACCGGGTCCTGATGACGGGCGAGCGGCCGAGCCTGCCCGACCCCCAGGACGAGGCACCCGACCTGGTCGACCTGCTGTCCGCGATGGACGTGCTCGCCTCGCCGTCGCCGGAGGAGTCCTTCGGGCTGGCCGTGGTGGAGGCGCTGGCGGCCGGGCTCCCCGTGCTGTACGCGAGCTGCCCGGCCGTCGAGGACCTGCCGCCGGGCGCGGCACCCGGGGCCCGGCGGGTGCCGGGCGGCGCCGGGGCGTACGCGCGCGAACTGCTGCGGCTGCGGGCGGCGGGACCCGGCGAGCGCAGCGCCCCGGACGCGGTGGGCCGCTACGACATCGCGGCCACCGCTGAACAGCTGATGGATCTGTACACGGCCGCTCTGTCCGGCTCGAACCTGGAAGGCAGTACCTCATGA
- a CDS encoding polysaccharide deacetylase family protein, with product MVADITAAPPAAEPLPAPDTEGRPKRRPAAWVAMYHSVSNCPEDPYDITVTPGRLERQFAWMAARGLRGVSVRELLDARALGLERGLVGLTFDDGYSDFVTTALPVLHRWGFTATVFVLPGLLDGENSWEQSGPRKALLDADGIRFAADAGMEIASHGLTHIDLTKAHDDELHAEVAESRYRLAHLTGEDVEGFCYPYGHLDERAVDAVRRAGYRYGCAITPGPAGSGDFALPRIHIGEADSSIRLELKRRLAWVYGRALESV from the coding sequence ATGGTCGCTGACATCACCGCCGCGCCACCCGCGGCCGAACCGCTCCCCGCCCCGGACACGGAGGGACGCCCGAAGCGGCGGCCAGCCGCCTGGGTGGCCATGTACCACTCCGTCTCGAACTGCCCGGAGGACCCGTACGACATCACCGTCACCCCCGGGCGCCTGGAGCGGCAGTTCGCCTGGATGGCCGCCCGCGGCCTGCGCGGGGTGAGCGTGCGCGAGCTGCTCGACGCGCGCGCCCTCGGCCTGGAGCGCGGCCTGGTGGGGCTCACCTTCGACGACGGGTACTCCGACTTCGTCACCACCGCCCTGCCCGTGCTGCACCGCTGGGGCTTCACGGCGACCGTGTTCGTGCTGCCGGGGCTGCTCGACGGCGAGAACTCCTGGGAGCAGAGCGGCCCGCGCAAGGCCCTGCTCGACGCGGACGGCATCCGCTTCGCCGCGGACGCCGGCATGGAGATCGCCTCGCACGGGCTGACCCACATCGACCTGACCAAGGCCCACGACGACGAACTGCACGCCGAGGTCGCCGAGAGCCGGTACCGGCTCGCCCACCTCACCGGCGAGGACGTCGAGGGCTTCTGCTACCCGTACGGCCATCTCGACGAGCGGGCCGTCGACGCGGTGCGCCGCGCCGGGTACCGCTACGGCTGCGCCATCACCCCCGGCCCGGCCGGCTCCGGCGACTTCGCGCTGCCGCGCATCCACATCGGCGAGGCCGACTCCTCCATCCGGCTGGAGCTGAAGCGCCGCCTCGCCTGGGTCTACGGCCGCGCGCTGGAGTCCGTGTGA
- a CDS encoding lipid II flippase MurJ gives MTPGPATTDGAHARAATSADGFRADEAALTSPADACTPSDRVRTPRPVQDLPDLTAGANGLPPLQDDSDRTVGAPRPRAVKPPPPAASTPRPPAPRRPSAPTRRFLARATLLSAALSMAGALLGLGRDQALAHLFGAGAESDAFLVAWTVPEMASTLLIEDGMAFVLVPAFSMALARRAAQGSGSPDPVRALVSSSLPRLCLALAGTAALLAAGAPMLVSVLAPGLSDPSLAVSCTRLTATCVLSFGIAGYFSAALRAHRSYLAPGAIYIAYNLAIITAMFALGARWGVQAAALGVAIGGCLMAAVQAPPLWRRIARRPEQPVEVPASPHEGDGGRTVAFGLVCAVLLFALCRQSQVLIERYFASGLPAGSISHLNYAQKVAQLPMSLSMMVCVVTFPVVARAIAEGDTRRATERVERDLALMACLVLVGAAVVVAGAPQIVQLLFQRGAFTAQDTAATAAVMRVYALGLLGQTLVGALVRSYFSTGRTTWFPLGAMGAGALATAGISLWAVGPWGARGIAAANAAGITLTALLLLLGLGPRAVPVCVRRVVAELSRPVRAAVCATGAGLLCVRQFDSPAAAVAACCLCVTAVFLLLAWALDAAGARSLLLPVTQSVRSSVTRRLRHGR, from the coding sequence ATGACCCCCGGCCCGGCGACAACCGACGGCGCCCACGCCCGCGCCGCCACCTCGGCCGACGGCTTCAGGGCCGACGAAGCGGCCCTCACGTCCCCGGCCGACGCGTGCACCCCGAGTGACCGGGTGCGCACCCCGCGCCCGGTCCAGGACCTCCCCGACCTCACGGCCGGCGCGAACGGACTGCCTCCGCTCCAGGACGACTCCGATCGCACGGTCGGCGCCCCTCGCCCACGCGCCGTCAAGCCGCCTCCCCCAGCCGCCTCCACCCCCCGGCCCCCGGCCCCCCGCCGCCCCAGCGCTCCCACCCGGCGTTTCCTCGCTCGGGCGACCCTCTTGTCCGCCGCGTTGTCGATGGCCGGGGCGTTGCTCGGACTCGGGCGGGATCAGGCCTTGGCGCATCTGTTCGGGGCCGGGGCCGAGAGCGATGCGTTCCTGGTGGCCTGGACGGTGCCGGAGATGGCGTCGACGCTGCTGATCGAGGACGGGATGGCGTTCGTGCTGGTGCCGGCGTTCAGCATGGCGCTGGCCCGTCGGGCGGCCCAGGGGTCCGGTTCCCCCGACCCCGTGCGGGCACTGGTCTCCTCCTCGCTGCCGCGGCTGTGTCTGGCCCTCGCCGGTACGGCGGCGCTGCTCGCGGCCGGGGCGCCGATGCTGGTGTCCGTCCTCGCGCCCGGTCTCTCCGACCCGTCGCTGGCCGTGTCCTGCACCCGGCTCACCGCGACCTGCGTGCTGAGCTTCGGCATCGCCGGCTACTTCAGCGCGGCCCTTCGAGCCCACCGCAGCTATCTCGCGCCGGGCGCCATCTACATCGCCTACAACCTCGCGATCATCACCGCGATGTTCGCCCTCGGCGCCCGCTGGGGCGTACAGGCAGCCGCGCTCGGTGTCGCGATCGGCGGGTGCCTGATGGCCGCCGTACAGGCACCGCCGTTGTGGCGGCGCATCGCGCGGCGGCCCGAGCAGCCGGTCGAGGTTCCGGCGTCCCCGCACGAGGGGGACGGCGGCCGGACCGTGGCGTTCGGGCTGGTCTGCGCCGTGCTGCTGTTCGCGCTGTGCCGGCAGTCGCAGGTGCTCATCGAGCGGTACTTCGCCTCCGGGCTGCCCGCGGGGTCGATCTCGCATCTCAACTACGCCCAGAAGGTCGCCCAGTTGCCGATGTCGCTGTCGATGATGGTGTGCGTCGTCACCTTCCCGGTGGTGGCGCGGGCCATCGCCGAGGGCGACACACGGCGGGCGACGGAACGGGTCGAGCGGGATCTGGCGCTGATGGCCTGCCTGGTGCTGGTCGGTGCGGCCGTGGTCGTCGCCGGCGCGCCGCAGATCGTCCAACTACTTTTCCAGCGGGGCGCGTTCACCGCGCAGGACACCGCCGCCACCGCCGCCGTCATGCGGGTGTACGCGCTCGGCCTGCTCGGCCAGACGCTGGTGGGGGCGCTCGTGCGGTCGTACTTCTCCACGGGCCGCACCACCTGGTTCCCGCTGGGCGCGATGGGCGCGGGAGCGCTCGCGACCGCCGGGATCAGCCTGTGGGCCGTGGGCCCGTGGGGCGCCCGCGGAATCGCCGCGGCCAACGCGGCCGGTATCACCCTCACCGCGCTGCTCCTGCTGCTGGGCCTGGGGCCGCGTGCCGTGCCGGTGTGCGTGCGCCGGGTCGTCGCCGAACTGTCCCGGCCGGTGCGGGCGGCCGTCTGCGCCACCGGCGCCGGGCTGCTGTGCGTGCGGCAGTTCGACTCCCCCGCGGCCGCCGTCGCCGCCTGCTGTCTGTGCGTGACCGCCGTCTTCCTCCTGCTGGCCTGGGCCCTCGACGCGGCCGGTGCCCGCTCCCTCCTGCTTCCCGTCACGCAATCCGTCCGTAGCTCCGTCACACGAAGGCTCCGCCATGGTCGCTGA
- a CDS encoding O-antigen ligase family protein: MSTSTTVKVRPAPALPPSARRRVRSLRPVLSVLPVVAVVVLLGLPVVPSGSATPADAASALVVLWAVVDTVLRARRPLTRTAAIVFGLPVVGIAVAAAGATAAADAVTGLARYLQVFVLIPLAVMVLVRDRRGARLLMWSLVGLALWQGAIGVKQYLTGTGASYQGAFIRAVGTFGPSDVMGMATVVALGMVAATGLALAARDRRQQLVATGCVLVLLVPLALSFSRGAWIATALACGAQLLMAGVRRAAKVCAAAVAASVLLVGGLGVGATALEERLTSITQVTDAPDQSVIDRYTMWAAAAGMWGEHPVVGVGLKAFPAYRDGHASLALSSGSDTEGAGQAYRRQPLLSPHNMYLLLLSEQGILGLITVAGSWLALLVVALRRLRRGGSPARDCALPVCGLLLWQLVNFLYADIGGPSTVLTAICFGLAAWWGLTPAAPEAPAAQPAPTAESAAR, encoded by the coding sequence GTGAGCACTTCTACGACGGTCAAGGTCCGGCCCGCACCCGCGCTGCCGCCCTCGGCGCGGCGCCGGGTCCGCTCCCTGCGGCCCGTCCTGTCCGTGCTGCCGGTCGTGGCGGTCGTCGTCCTGCTGGGGCTGCCGGTCGTGCCGAGCGGCTCCGCGACTCCCGCCGACGCGGCGTCCGCGCTCGTCGTGCTGTGGGCCGTGGTCGACACCGTGCTGCGGGCGCGGCGGCCGCTGACGCGGACCGCGGCGATCGTGTTCGGGCTGCCGGTGGTGGGCATCGCGGTCGCCGCGGCGGGCGCCACGGCCGCCGCCGACGCGGTCACCGGACTGGCCCGGTACCTCCAGGTGTTCGTGCTCATCCCGCTCGCCGTGATGGTGCTGGTGCGCGACCGGCGCGGGGCCCGGCTGCTGATGTGGTCGCTGGTCGGGCTCGCCCTGTGGCAGGGGGCGATCGGCGTCAAGCAGTACCTGACCGGGACCGGGGCGTCGTATCAGGGGGCGTTCATCCGGGCGGTGGGCACGTTCGGGCCGTCCGACGTGATGGGCATGGCCACCGTCGTCGCGCTCGGCATGGTCGCCGCGACCGGGCTCGCGCTCGCGGCGCGGGACCGGCGGCAGCAGCTCGTGGCGACCGGGTGCGTGCTGGTGCTGCTGGTGCCGCTCGCGCTGTCCTTCAGCCGGGGCGCCTGGATCGCCACCGCGCTGGCCTGCGGGGCTCAGCTGCTGATGGCCGGGGTGCGGCGGGCGGCGAAGGTGTGCGCGGCGGCCGTGGCGGCCTCGGTGCTGCTGGTCGGCGGGCTCGGGGTGGGCGCGACGGCGCTGGAGGAGCGGCTGACCAGCATCACCCAGGTCACCGACGCGCCGGACCAGTCGGTGATCGACCGCTACACCATGTGGGCGGCGGCGGCCGGCATGTGGGGCGAGCACCCGGTGGTCGGCGTGGGGCTGAAGGCGTTCCCGGCCTACCGGGACGGCCATGCCTCGCTCGCGCTGTCGTCGGGCAGCGACACGGAGGGGGCGGGCCAGGCCTACCGGCGCCAGCCGCTGCTGTCCCCGCACAACATGTATCTGCTGCTCCTCAGCGAGCAGGGCATCCTGGGCCTGATCACGGTCGCCGGCAGCTGGCTGGCCCTGCTGGTGGTCGCCCTGCGCCGGCTGCGGCGCGGCGGCAGCCCCGCCCGGGACTGCGCGCTGCCGGTCTGCGGCCTGCTGCTGTGGCAGCTCGTCAACTTCCTCTACGCCGACATCGGCGGCCCCTCCACGGTCCTCACGGCCATCTGCTTCGGCCTGGCGGCGTGGTGGGGACTGACCCCCGCCGCACCCGAGGCACCGGCCGCGCAACCCGCCCCGACCGCCGAATCGGCAGCACGATGA
- a CDS encoding exopolysaccharide biosynthesis polyprenyl glycosylphosphotransferase, protein MTAESTVASPAGPQVPGGAVSVLAPRGQAAGRRGGAGRGARRPRPAARSFRTTLWLLDAGAALLGALVLPAPHRHPLVVALLALGVLCLNRRASLYDTSAVTGVLDELPAVCARIAVGWAAVVALSPLRSVPLAVLAGAAAVHCAAAVAGRAAVHGLRRRALRQRPGPALVVGPLAATRRVSAALLRQPDCGVRPVGLVADDPEVLGEADDELGLPVLTTALEARRALVQNGVRTVLVVGAATRVEKAGVLRALAAHGCALWELDADPPSYGVSGHRTGAGHLAGFSGRLLRPRGARRHGSVGKRALDVLLSGALLVLVAPVLLICALVLRVLDGPGVVFRQERIGKDGRPFTMLKLRTHRPASAHEAATRWSVADEQDMSRFCHFLRRTSLDELLQLWNVFRGDMSLVGPRPERPFFVAEFSQAHPGYPARHRMRTGITGLAQVHGLRGDTSIEDRCRYDNAYIDNWSLWQDICILLRTAAQFVRPTGS, encoded by the coding sequence ATGACCGCGGAAAGTACCGTCGCCTCGCCTGCGGGGCCGCAGGTCCCCGGGGGCGCCGTCTCCGTCCTCGCCCCCCGCGGCCAGGCCGCCGGACGCCGGGGCGGTGCCGGGCGGGGCGCCCGCCGTCCACGCCCGGCCGCCCGGAGCTTCCGGACCACGCTGTGGCTCCTCGACGCGGGCGCGGCCCTGCTGGGGGCCCTGGTGCTGCCGGCGCCGCACAGACATCCGCTGGTCGTCGCCCTGCTCGCGCTCGGTGTGCTGTGCCTGAACCGGCGGGCGTCCCTCTACGACACCTCCGCCGTCACCGGCGTGCTCGACGAACTGCCCGCCGTCTGCGCCCGGATCGCCGTGGGCTGGGCCGCCGTGGTGGCGCTCTCCCCGCTGCGGTCCGTCCCGTTGGCCGTGCTGGCCGGAGCGGCCGCGGTGCACTGTGCGGCGGCCGTCGCGGGGCGCGCGGCGGTGCACGGGCTGCGGCGCCGCGCGTTGCGGCAGCGGCCCGGTCCGGCGCTGGTGGTCGGCCCGCTCGCGGCGACGCGGCGGGTGTCGGCCGCGCTGCTGCGCCAACCGGACTGCGGCGTAAGGCCGGTCGGCCTGGTCGCCGACGACCCGGAGGTGCTCGGCGAGGCCGACGACGAGCTCGGGCTGCCGGTGCTGACGACCGCGCTGGAGGCGCGGCGGGCACTCGTCCAGAACGGTGTGCGCACGGTCCTCGTGGTGGGGGCCGCGACCCGGGTGGAGAAGGCGGGCGTGCTGCGGGCGCTGGCCGCGCACGGGTGCGCGCTGTGGGAGCTGGACGCCGATCCTCCGTCGTACGGCGTGAGCGGGCACCGGACGGGGGCCGGTCATCTGGCGGGATTCTCCGGCCGGTTGCTGCGGCCGCGGGGTGCGCGGCGGCACGGCAGCGTGGGCAAGCGGGCGCTCGACGTGCTGCTGTCCGGTGCGCTGCTGGTGCTGGTCGCGCCGGTCCTGCTGATCTGTGCGCTCGTGCTGCGGGTCCTGGACGGGCCGGGTGTGGTGTTCCGGCAGGAGCGGATCGGCAAGGACGGGCGGCCGTTCACGATGCTGAAGCTGCGCACCCACCGGCCCGCCAGCGCGCACGAGGCGGCGACCCGCTGGAGCGTGGCCGACGAGCAGGACATGAGCCGCTTCTGCCACTTCCTGCGCCGTACCTCGCTGGACGAGCTGCTCCAGCTGTGGAACGTCTTCCGCGGCGACATGAGCCTGGTCGGGCCCCGGCCCGAACGACCCTTCTTCGTCGCCGAGTTCAGCCAGGCCCACCCCGGCTATCCGGCGCGGCACCGGATGCGGACCGGGATCACCGGGCTGGCGCAGGTCCACGGGCTGCGCGGGGACACCTCGATCGAGGACCGGTGCCGCTACGACAACGCCTACATCGACAACTGGTCGCTGTGGCAGGACATCTGCATCCTGCTGCGCACGGCGGCCCAGTTCGTACGGCCGACGGGGAGCTGA
- a CDS encoding glycosyltransferase: MRIAPHILHVAQPVEGGVARVVTDLAAAQLATGLRVTVVCPRGGTLAYDVRALGCRVVRWDATRSPGLRLPGEVRRLSRLVRDVRPDLVHAHSAKAGLAARLAVRGALPTVFQPHAWSFEAADGAVARVALAWERFGTRWAKRVLCVSEAERRTGYRAGISARWQVVPNGVDTDRFRPEGESARSGAGPLVVCVGRLCRQKGQDVLLRAWPEVERQVPGARLVLVGDGPDDGRLRASAPASVRFAGGTPDVAGWYRAADVVVLPSRWEGMALAPLEAMACGRPVVATDVDGAAESLPAAHRPDCLVPPEDPGALARALTTLLRDEPLRSALGAQGRSHVLRAHDLRQTTDAVTDVYRELLGLTAAQMSGSDEGRKCMTT, translated from the coding sequence ATGCGCATCGCGCCGCACATCCTGCATGTCGCCCAGCCCGTCGAGGGGGGTGTCGCGCGGGTCGTGACGGACCTGGCCGCGGCACAACTCGCCACGGGGCTGCGGGTGACCGTGGTCTGTCCGAGAGGCGGCACGCTGGCGTACGACGTACGCGCGCTGGGCTGCCGGGTCGTGCGCTGGGACGCCACCCGCTCCCCGGGACTCCGGCTCCCGGGTGAGGTACGGCGGCTGTCGCGGCTGGTGCGAGACGTGCGGCCGGACCTGGTGCACGCGCACAGCGCGAAGGCCGGGCTCGCGGCGAGGCTCGCGGTGCGCGGCGCCCTGCCCACCGTCTTCCAGCCGCACGCCTGGTCGTTCGAGGCCGCCGACGGAGCCGTCGCCCGGGTGGCGCTGGCCTGGGAGCGGTTCGGGACGCGCTGGGCGAAGCGGGTGCTGTGCGTGAGCGAGGCCGAGCGGCGTACCGGCTACCGGGCCGGGATCTCCGCCCGCTGGCAGGTGGTCCCCAACGGCGTCGACACCGACCGGTTCCGGCCGGAGGGGGAGAGCGCGCGCTCCGGGGCGGGTCCGCTCGTGGTGTGTGTGGGACGGCTGTGCCGCCAGAAGGGTCAGGACGTGCTCCTGCGGGCCTGGCCCGAGGTCGAGCGGCAGGTCCCCGGGGCACGGCTGGTGCTCGTGGGTGACGGCCCGGACGACGGGCGGCTGCGCGCGTCGGCGCCCGCGTCGGTGCGGTTCGCCGGCGGGACGCCGGACGTCGCCGGCTGGTACCGGGCCGCCGATGTCGTGGTCCTGCCGTCCCGCTGGGAGGGCATGGCGCTCGCCCCGCTGGAGGCCATGGCGTGCGGCCGGCCGGTCGTCGCCACGGACGTGGACGGGGCCGCCGAGAGTCTGCCGGCCGCCCATCGGCCGGACTGCCTGGTGCCGCCGGAGGACCCCGGTGCGCTGGCGCGGGCGCTCACGACGCTGCTGCGGGACGAGCCGCTGCGCTCGGCGCTCGGCGCGCAGGGCCGCTCGCACGTGCTGCGCGCGCACGATCTGCGCCAGACCACGGACGCGGTGACCGATGTGTACCGCGAGCTGCTCGGCCTCACCGCCGCGCAGATGTCCGGATCCGACGAGGGCAGAAAGTGCATGACCACATGA